A window from Pokkaliibacter sp. MBI-7 encodes these proteins:
- a CDS encoding STY4534 family ICE replication protein — protein sequence MTTQNASQFFDLHTSGIGYINRIRLVEPKKGEPFWACSIAALRGDTNNVEYTYFDVRVSGTEAARLIARCQQAVEAGSKMLISFKIGDIYPDVFTYASGDRKGETGVSLKGRLLMIRWIKKDGEMIYQMPKADDASGAPADTAGTPGANAA from the coding sequence ATGACTACTCAAAACGCTTCTCAGTTTTTCGATTTACACACTTCTGGCATTGGCTATATCAACCGCATTCGCCTGGTTGAGCCAAAAAAAGGAGAGCCCTTCTGGGCCTGTTCTATCGCCGCCTTGCGGGGTGATACGAACAATGTGGAATACACCTATTTCGATGTCCGCGTGTCGGGCACCGAAGCGGCGCGTTTGATCGCTCGGTGTCAACAAGCGGTGGAGGCTGGCAGCAAGATGCTGATCAGTTTCAAGATCGGTGACATCTACCCTGACGTATTCACCTATGCATCCGGTGATCGTAAGGGTGAAACAGGTGTCAGTCTGAAAGGCCGTCTGCTCATGATTCGTTGGATCAAGAAAGATGGCGAAATGATTTACCAGATGCCTAAAGCGGACGACGCGAGCGGTGCTCCTGCTGATACAGCAGGCACACCCGGTGCTAACGCGGCATAA
- the radC gene encoding DNA repair protein RadC — MSFSLSAEERAIIDQAKAILMGSLREPGASIHATDAARDYLWLQLAAHEREVFAVLFLDTRHRVISYDELFFGSLDKTRVYPREVIKLALQRNAAAVIFAHNHPSGDPAPSEADIAITQSLKTALALVDICLLDHIVIGREAVSSMAELELF; from the coding sequence ATGAGTTTCTCTCTCAGTGCGGAAGAACGCGCCATTATCGATCAAGCAAAGGCGATTCTCATGGGGTCTCTACGAGAGCCAGGCGCTTCGATTCATGCGACGGACGCCGCACGCGATTATCTGTGGCTGCAGCTGGCCGCTCATGAGCGTGAGGTGTTTGCAGTGTTGTTTCTTGATACCCGACACAGGGTCATCAGTTACGACGAGCTGTTTTTCGGCAGCCTCGATAAAACGCGGGTGTACCCACGTGAAGTGATCAAGCTGGCTCTGCAACGCAATGCCGCGGCAGTCATCTTTGCTCACAATCACCCTAGCGGAGACCCCGCACCCAGTGAAGCCGATATCGCCATCACCCAGAGCCTCAAAACGGCGCTGGCACTGGTGGATATATGTCTACTCGATCATATCGTCATAGGCCGAGAAGCCGTCTCGTCGATGGCTGAACTCGAACTGTTTTAA
- a CDS encoding PilL N-terminal domain-containing protein produces MSSPFYPIRYRQWRTPLFACLSPGLAVALACGVLAGCAQQQPKPAPEPVSSVSPYLIAPDVYAGDLPGVEAGASPATVTYGRYTEVAVGPTVAQRDLMAQIIDIQIPTSMSPSVGDAVRYVLAKSGYSLAAPSSVTDPLYTAPLPAPLYRIGPMALRDALQVLGGPAWQVQVDELHRLVQYVPRPGYAAPAEVVDVSASALATVKVGQASEAGTVDEREAAAVPTPVRPRRQSGEQ; encoded by the coding sequence ATGAGCAGTCCGTTCTATCCCATCCGTTATCGCCAGTGGCGTACTCCCCTGTTTGCCTGTCTGTCACCCGGTCTGGCTGTTGCGCTGGCCTGCGGTGTGCTGGCCGGGTGTGCCCAGCAGCAACCTAAACCGGCCCCTGAACCTGTATCGTCGGTCAGCCCCTACCTGATTGCGCCTGATGTCTATGCAGGCGATCTGCCGGGTGTCGAAGCGGGGGCATCCCCTGCGACTGTTACCTATGGCCGTTATACCGAGGTAGCAGTGGGTCCAACCGTGGCCCAGCGCGATCTGATGGCACAGATCATCGATATCCAGATTCCTACCTCCATGTCGCCCAGTGTGGGTGATGCCGTGCGCTATGTCCTGGCCAAGTCGGGCTACAGCCTGGCGGCCCCTTCCTCCGTGACCGACCCGCTCTATACCGCCCCATTGCCTGCGCCGCTTTACCGCATTGGGCCGATGGCTCTGCGGGATGCGCTGCAAGTCTTGGGAGGTCCTGCCTGGCAGGTGCAAGTGGATGAGCTGCACCGCCTGGTGCAGTACGTGCCTCGCCCGGGCTATGCCGCACCGGCAGAGGTGGTGGATGTCAGCGCGTCGGCGCTGGCGACAGTGAAGGTGGGTCAGGCGAGTGAAGCCGGTACGGTGGATGAGAGGGAGGCCGCGGCGGTGCCAACGCCTGTGCGTCCGCGTCGTCAGTCCGGTGAGCAGTGA
- a CDS encoding TIGR03759 family integrating conjugative element protein, producing the protein MTPLKWLVMGVSLSVVGQCLAGSVGTSRAETSQMTQSQGAQSQAVDSSATAAEWGLSAGEWTQYQQAMAGQRGIWSPGLDPITTLGVTAKTDAERRRFAELFVKAEAVRVEKELAFQKAVDAAWARLLPTTQPIMGLASSSPASSASPFGQPAVPSVGVMSAGRVSLFVRDNCVLCDRELKKLLSQNRPIDIYLVGSEGNDRTIQLWALARGISPAAVKSKQITLNHDNGTWASMAGAAHAGDLPGLMQQVAGEWRIVHE; encoded by the coding sequence ATGACGCCGCTAAAGTGGCTGGTAATGGGAGTGTCGCTGTCGGTTGTGGGTCAGTGTCTGGCAGGTTCTGTGGGTACCTCTCGCGCGGAAACGTCACAGATGACCCAGTCTCAGGGGGCGCAATCACAAGCCGTCGATTCCTCTGCAACCGCAGCGGAGTGGGGGCTGAGCGCCGGTGAGTGGACGCAATATCAGCAGGCCATGGCCGGTCAGCGGGGGATCTGGTCGCCGGGGCTGGACCCGATTACCACCCTTGGGGTCACCGCTAAGACAGACGCAGAGAGACGGCGTTTCGCCGAGCTGTTTGTCAAAGCCGAGGCGGTGCGGGTGGAGAAAGAACTCGCCTTCCAGAAAGCGGTTGATGCGGCCTGGGCACGGCTACTCCCCACCACGCAGCCCATCATGGGGCTGGCCAGTTCGTCACCTGCTTCTTCAGCGTCACCTTTTGGTCAGCCTGCGGTGCCATCGGTGGGGGTGATGAGCGCCGGACGAGTCTCATTATTTGTGCGTGATAACTGCGTGCTCTGTGATCGTGAGCTGAAAAAGCTGCTGAGCCAGAACCGCCCGATCGACATCTATCTGGTCGGCAGTGAGGGTAACGACCGAACCATTCAGTTGTGGGCACTGGCACGGGGGATCAGCCCCGCCGCCGTCAAGTCAAAGCAGATCACCCTCAACCATGATAACGGCACCTGGGCATCCATGGCCGGAGCTGCTCATGCCGGTGATTTGCCCGGTCTTATGCAACAGGTCGCCGGTGAGTGGCGAATCGTGCACGAATGA
- a CDS encoding lytic transglycosylase domain-containing protein, translating into MTAALLLWGISLLPGVATAARFVPPPSFQMVAQEAAVPDVLLYALTQTESNAGLVDGSFSPWPWTLNVAGKGFRYHSRAEACSALQEALASHRPGNIDVGIAQVNIGANGHRFSSPCAGLDPMLNLRTAAQILREQFEASKGSQGNPVDDWIWAAGRYHRPAGGEPAAKYRATVRRFLRKLGLQV; encoded by the coding sequence GTGACGGCCGCTCTCCTGCTCTGGGGCATTTCACTGTTGCCTGGCGTGGCGACAGCTGCCCGTTTTGTGCCTCCGCCGTCGTTTCAGATGGTAGCCCAGGAGGCAGCCGTTCCCGATGTGCTGCTGTACGCCCTGACGCAAACCGAGAGCAATGCCGGTTTGGTGGATGGCAGCTTCAGTCCGTGGCCATGGACACTGAATGTCGCGGGTAAAGGGTTTCGTTATCACTCCCGTGCTGAGGCTTGCAGCGCCCTGCAGGAGGCACTGGCGAGTCACCGTCCGGGCAACATCGATGTCGGCATTGCACAGGTGAATATCGGTGCCAACGGTCATCGTTTTTCATCGCCCTGTGCGGGACTTGATCCAATGCTGAATCTGCGTACAGCCGCGCAGATCCTGCGTGAGCAGTTTGAGGCCAGCAAGGGCAGCCAGGGAAACCCGGTGGACGACTGGATCTGGGCTGCAGGTCGGTATCACCGGCCTGCAGGCGGTGAGCCTGCGGCGAAGTACCGGGCAACCGTCAGACGGTTTTTGCGCAAGTTGGGATTACAGGTGTGA
- a CDS encoding integrating conjugative element protein produces the protein MQGMQAMRWVVGGLLAVAMSQAMALEVVADHGGVPAQPYYSPINNVSDPEIAGEPAPVRPPLAAAGLPHQVSIADMLPVTSQLQPRRVARRAVSLPGMTPLFLVGYDNLSLQWLKVRGGQLQQMRATGVVVNVQTPAQLAELQRMVPGVQLLPESADDMGSRLQLSGYPVLITATAIEQ, from the coding sequence ATGCAAGGTATGCAAGCGATGCGGTGGGTGGTCGGGGGCTTGTTGGCCGTGGCGATGAGTCAGGCCATGGCGCTGGAAGTTGTGGCGGATCACGGTGGTGTGCCAGCACAGCCGTATTACTCACCAATCAATAACGTGTCGGACCCGGAGATCGCTGGAGAACCCGCGCCGGTACGCCCGCCTCTGGCAGCGGCAGGTCTGCCCCATCAGGTGAGTATTGCCGACATGCTGCCGGTGACCAGCCAGCTGCAGCCCAGGCGCGTGGCACGGCGTGCCGTGAGCCTGCCGGGGATGACGCCGTTGTTTCTGGTCGGCTACGACAACCTGAGTCTGCAGTGGTTGAAGGTGCGCGGTGGACAGTTGCAGCAGATGCGGGCCACCGGCGTGGTCGTGAACGTGCAAACACCGGCACAACTGGCGGAGCTGCAGCGCATGGTACCCGGTGTGCAGTTGCTGCCAGAGTCCGCCGATGATATGGGCTCGCGTCTTCAGCTGTCTGGCTATCCGGTACTGATCACGGCCACGGCCATCGAGCAATAA
- a CDS encoding DUF2976 domain-containing protein, translated as MTDKHVIESLLRPAVELNTVAVAVSAAFVSATAPWSLALTPSVGYGVACGFGVLAWVRWNEASVVLRYRRSSNTIATYKAWRMQKAELSELGLVAGMGVALVILVLYLANKAAAILA; from the coding sequence GTGACCGACAAGCATGTTATTGAGTCGTTGCTGCGCCCGGCGGTGGAGCTTAATACCGTGGCAGTGGCCGTATCTGCGGCCTTTGTGTCTGCCACCGCGCCCTGGTCGCTGGCTCTCACGCCGTCGGTAGGCTACGGGGTGGCGTGCGGCTTTGGTGTACTTGCCTGGGTGCGCTGGAATGAGGCGTCGGTGGTACTGCGCTACCGCCGTAGCTCCAATACGATAGCAACCTACAAGGCCTGGCGTATGCAGAAGGCTGAACTCAGTGAGCTGGGTCTGGTCGCAGGCATGGGGGTCGCACTGGTGATTCTGGTGCTTTACCTGGCCAACAAAGCCGCCGCCATTCTCGCGTGA
- a CDS encoding TIGR03750 family conjugal transfer protein: MTKNEDARYLPERLNREPTVIRGLTNNELLLVIGSGVVVGLVLGVFIVVLLLPGQLPAIPTSMAVCGYLALRFGSDRLAAAKRNKPGAWFYRMLEWRLHHGSVSRLFFRKASLIDQDATWWLRREGVRRRLRRKRQGMFD, encoded by the coding sequence GTGACTAAAAACGAGGATGCACGCTACCTGCCTGAGCGGCTGAATCGGGAGCCCACGGTGATCCGTGGGCTAACCAACAACGAGCTGTTACTGGTCATCGGCAGTGGTGTGGTAGTGGGCCTCGTGCTGGGAGTGTTCATCGTCGTTCTGCTACTGCCAGGGCAATTGCCGGCCATCCCCACCAGTATGGCGGTGTGTGGCTATCTGGCCCTGCGTTTTGGCAGCGACCGACTGGCTGCCGCCAAACGCAATAAGCCCGGTGCCTGGTTTTACCGCATGTTGGAGTGGCGGCTGCATCACGGCAGTGTCAGCCGCCTGTTTTTTCGTAAGGCATCACTGATCGATCAGGATGCAACCTGGTGGCTCCGCCGTGAGGGGGTACGGCGCCGATTGAGACGGAAACGCCAGGGCATGTTCGACTGA
- a CDS encoding PFL_4703 family integrating conjugative element protein has product MSRHRTALSSRDSHITSLRLVIALLAAIAGFTSWGWYTAPRHLTVHNPPDLRSGSTRAWWEVPPSTVYSFAFYIFQQLNYWPRDGESDYHERIETLRAYLTPSCKAWLDSDYERRKVSQELTDRVRSVAEIPGRGVSDDRVHIQDRDHWVVDLELMLTESVHGESVKKLAMLHPLKVVRWDMNPETNPFGLALDCYDSLPERLDGSVMEEVK; this is encoded by the coding sequence ATGAGCCGACATCGCACTGCGCTGTCATCACGAGACTCGCACATCACCAGTCTGCGACTGGTGATTGCGCTGTTAGCCGCGATTGCAGGGTTCACGTCGTGGGGGTGGTATACCGCTCCCCGTCATTTGACTGTACACAACCCGCCTGACCTGCGCAGTGGCAGTACCCGCGCCTGGTGGGAGGTGCCACCCAGCACGGTTTACTCATTTGCCTTTTATATTTTCCAGCAACTGAACTACTGGCCGCGTGATGGTGAGAGTGACTATCACGAGCGGATTGAGACGCTGCGTGCGTATCTCACCCCGTCCTGCAAGGCCTGGCTGGATAGCGACTATGAACGCCGTAAGGTGAGCCAGGAGCTGACCGACCGGGTGCGTTCTGTCGCAGAGATTCCAGGGCGCGGGGTTTCGGATGACCGGGTACATATCCAGGATCGCGACCACTGGGTGGTGGATCTGGAGTTAATGCTGACCGAAAGCGTTCATGGTGAGTCGGTCAAGAAGCTGGCCATGCTGCATCCGTTGAAGGTGGTGCGCTGGGATATGAATCCTGAAACGAACCCATTTGGACTGGCCCTGGATTGCTATGACTCCCTGCCAGAGCGACTGGATGGCAGTGTGATGGAGGAGGTGAAATGA
- a CDS encoding TIGR03749 family integrating conjugative element protein, with the protein MKMMTRMGVSLVVGMVLSPLASAVELVHWNRVPIKTALAVGQERIVYVDRNVKLALPVALADTLRVQNAGGALYLKAAAPFPETRIPLQVVETGEIILLDVTAQDAATVTANSSAYEPMKVLYGEGDDLSSFGITAGLSPNYASDGMPGSAGAGAVSARASGSSANSAAAPAAPRPTADDAVAGRIGRTDATSRTPAPISLTRYAAQNMYAPLRTVEALPGVSAVPVRAKGPLGSLLPSLDVDARAVAAWKLADYTVTAVRLINRAPRAVLLDPRLLNGDLYSAAFQHPTLGPAGSAEDTTTAYLVTQGKGLESALLPLPYRPAKGAK; encoded by the coding sequence ATGAAGATGATGACACGCATGGGTGTAAGCCTGGTCGTGGGGATGGTGCTGTCTCCCCTGGCTTCTGCCGTGGAGCTGGTGCACTGGAATCGGGTGCCGATCAAAACCGCACTGGCTGTCGGCCAGGAACGGATTGTCTATGTGGATCGTAATGTGAAGCTGGCCCTGCCGGTGGCCCTGGCCGATACCCTGCGGGTACAGAATGCCGGTGGGGCGCTGTACCTCAAAGCCGCTGCACCCTTTCCCGAAACCCGTATTCCGCTTCAGGTAGTGGAAACAGGCGAGATTATTCTGCTGGACGTGACCGCGCAGGATGCGGCCACCGTCACAGCCAACAGCTCGGCCTATGAGCCGATGAAGGTGCTGTACGGGGAAGGGGATGACCTGAGCAGCTTTGGTATCACGGCAGGTCTGTCGCCCAACTATGCCAGTGATGGGATGCCGGGCAGTGCAGGTGCGGGCGCCGTGTCTGCTCGTGCGTCAGGTTCGTCAGCGAACAGCGCAGCGGCTCCCGCCGCACCGCGCCCGACGGCCGATGATGCCGTCGCCGGTCGCATTGGCCGCACGGATGCCACCTCTCGCACTCCTGCCCCTATTTCTCTCACGCGCTATGCCGCGCAGAACATGTACGCCCCGTTACGTACCGTCGAGGCACTGCCTGGTGTGAGCGCGGTACCCGTGCGCGCCAAAGGCCCGCTGGGATCGCTGCTGCCCTCGCTCGATGTCGATGCCCGTGCCGTCGCGGCCTGGAAACTGGCTGACTACACCGTCACGGCAGTACGCCTGATCAATCGGGCTCCTCGTGCGGTCCTGCTCGACCCCCGTCTGCTGAATGGGGATCTGTATAGTGCCGCCTTTCAGCATCCGACGCTGGGGCCGGCAGGTAGCGCCGAGGATACCACGACGGCGTATCTGGTGACGCAGGGCAAAGGTCTGGAGTCCGCCCTGCTGCCCCTGCCCTACCGCCCAGCTAAAGGAGCGAAATGA
- a CDS encoding TIGR03752 family integrating conjugative element protein encodes MMATIRSNGLLKVIIPAAVIGAVAIAYSGRDDSSSDTPAQAAQGTSVRELTSEEKKRLGMDGAQDTVSALVAKIDQMRDSQSKSNQLMQQLLEENDTLRQKAGDVEGAASTAVSSQLASAKNELMGQVGEQLSQFENRMNTVTSQLNAVGSDGAVSGSSMGGAGSVPLPADAGLGGLGGTVTFGGETYMWVEPQDMRKTDANGMVSSTGSQFSFPSSFGEVGSLADKGLSSLNSATNGAAAQVLGSSAEEDAVPVYTVAENATLMGSVSMTALLGRIPINGSVQDPYPFKVVIGSDNLMANGIELPDVAQAVVSGVATGDWVLSCVRGSVTSITFVFTDGTIRTINGQSEEGGQSQGNGSSASGAGAQGATQSLGWLSDPYGIPCISGEKKSNAMEYLSTQFGLGMATAAASASAQSETTSVTGTDAVVTAVTGDAGKYALNSGIAGGLEKVSEWVAQRYGQTFDAIYVPPGQPVALHITRELKIDYELNGRKVSYLSGAGGRSGALD; translated from the coding sequence ATGATGGCGACGATCAGAAGCAATGGACTATTGAAGGTCATCATTCCTGCTGCGGTCATCGGTGCCGTCGCGATTGCCTACTCTGGCCGCGACGACAGCAGTAGCGACACGCCGGCGCAGGCAGCCCAGGGTACCTCTGTGCGGGAGTTGACGTCGGAGGAGAAAAAGCGGTTGGGCATGGACGGTGCTCAGGACACGGTGTCCGCACTGGTCGCAAAGATTGATCAAATGCGCGATTCGCAGTCGAAATCCAACCAGCTGATGCAGCAGTTGCTGGAGGAAAACGACACCTTACGGCAGAAGGCCGGGGATGTGGAAGGTGCAGCCAGTACCGCTGTCTCCAGTCAGCTGGCATCGGCCAAGAACGAGCTGATGGGACAGGTCGGTGAGCAGCTGTCCCAGTTCGAGAACCGCATGAATACCGTCACCAGCCAGCTGAACGCAGTGGGCAGCGACGGCGCCGTCTCAGGCTCATCCATGGGGGGAGCGGGCTCTGTGCCCCTGCCTGCGGATGCGGGTTTAGGGGGGCTGGGGGGTACCGTGACCTTCGGCGGGGAAACCTATATGTGGGTGGAGCCGCAGGACATGCGTAAGACCGATGCCAACGGCATGGTGTCCAGTACGGGAAGTCAGTTCAGTTTCCCCTCGTCATTCGGTGAGGTGGGTTCGCTGGCTGACAAAGGACTGAGTTCACTCAACAGCGCCACAAACGGTGCGGCGGCTCAGGTGCTGGGAAGTTCAGCAGAGGAAGACGCTGTGCCAGTGTACACCGTCGCAGAGAACGCCACCCTGATGGGTTCGGTCTCTATGACCGCGCTGTTGGGACGTATCCCGATCAATGGTTCTGTGCAGGACCCCTACCCATTCAAGGTTGTCATCGGTTCAGACAACCTGATGGCTAACGGCATCGAGCTGCCGGATGTGGCGCAGGCCGTGGTATCAGGTGTGGCCACAGGCGACTGGGTACTGAGCTGTGTGCGGGGTTCTGTCACTTCCATCACCTTCGTTTTCACCGACGGCACCATTCGCACTATCAACGGCCAGAGCGAAGAAGGCGGGCAAAGTCAGGGCAACGGATCATCGGCATCAGGTGCCGGAGCGCAGGGAGCGACACAAAGCCTGGGATGGTTATCCGATCCCTATGGGATTCCCTGTATCTCCGGTGAGAAAAAATCCAATGCCATGGAGTACCTGTCGACTCAGTTCGGTTTAGGGATGGCCACCGCAGCGGCCTCCGCTTCTGCCCAGTCAGAGACCACGTCGGTCACCGGGACGGATGCCGTGGTCACTGCTGTCACAGGCGATGCGGGTAAATATGCGCTGAATAGCGGCATCGCCGGCGGCCTGGAGAAAGTCAGCGAGTGGGTCGCTCAGCGTTACGGCCAGACCTTTGATGCTATCTACGTGCCACCGGGTCAGCCGGTGGCGCTGCATATCACCCGGGAGCTCAAGATCGATTATGAGCTGAATGGCCGCAAGGTCAGTTATCTGTCGGGGGCGGGTGGCCGTTCTGGGGCGTTGGATTGA
- a CDS encoding TIGR03751 family conjugal transfer lipoprotein, producing MMASKWIAVLGMVAVAGMTGCSTSKDKMFPTNGATMLDIYHGQGIDTAGLSGMGGTSTNQRQLMDARASLRRPLGDGIYDQQALATAGKPTAEVMVARQAWGNRVAEVNGDYTRTAANEIVSQFPRLPNPDLVVYVFPHLAGNEPAPIPGYSTVIPFYSRIQYAMPGERLGDY from the coding sequence ATGATGGCAAGTAAATGGATTGCGGTGCTGGGGATGGTTGCTGTTGCAGGTATGACAGGCTGCTCGACCTCCAAAGACAAGATGTTTCCCACTAATGGGGCAACCATGCTGGATATCTACCATGGTCAGGGGATTGATACCGCAGGGCTGAGCGGGATGGGCGGTACCAGTACGAACCAACGTCAGTTGATGGATGCCCGCGCGTCACTTCGTCGCCCGCTGGGTGACGGTATCTATGATCAGCAGGCGTTGGCCACGGCAGGCAAGCCCACCGCCGAGGTGATGGTGGCCAGGCAGGCATGGGGCAATCGGGTGGCTGAGGTGAACGGGGATTACACCCGCACGGCGGCCAATGAGATCGTCAGCCAGTTCCCGCGCCTGCCCAACCCGGATCTGGTGGTGTATGTGTTTCCGCACCTGGCCGGTAATGAGCCGGCACCGATTCCGGGTTACTCCACGGTGATCCCGTTCTATTCGCGGATCCAGTACGCGATGCCCGGCGAACGCCTGGGCGACTACTGA